ACCAATTTGTCCTGGAGATGGGTGCCCTGAACAGTTTGCTAGTAAGTATTTATCTATCTTGTTACCTACTGGAGAACATCTacacaagaaaatttaaaaagtgaaaaaCATTTAGCGATTTCCAAAAAGATGTATTATTCGACTCGTACTTACGTGGATATACctacatggtttttttttcataaacttctgatcttttttctttaatatgccatatctttttttgttttttttttcttaatgttactgacattcccattcccctgagaaagactgtgttaggagtgggtacgacaatagagcATCGACGCTGgggtcgaaccaccacccttctgtgatgagtccgaccactatATCCTTACAACTATATTAGCGTAGCTTCAATTAGGCTTGGCTTTAAGGCCATTataaaggctgataatgattggCGTTTGGCGTAAAGGCTGATAATGActaaatttacattattacaGAATGGCACAGTCGCCAAGAGTGTGACTTCTTTCGCAACCTGAAGTTAAACAAAGGAACGAGCCCCATGACCATGGTGCAGAATGTGGGCTCGTTGTTGGTGCTGCGAGCGCTGCTCAAACAGAACGACAGCCCGCAGGAGTGGAAGGTGTTCAGCGAGTTGGAGTCACATCTGGACAGGAGAAGGGACAGTTCTGTTTGGGAGTATTATGACAACACCGTGAAGGTAAATGATTGTTTTGTTTAACCAATGGCATATCGCATACGTACCTATGCGTCGTATTTGACTTTCGATCTAGCGATTTCGCATGGGcttatgtttatttatgaatttatgattatgatgaggatgtttattgtaggaaatagtagtctgagacggatatgacgtctggTGGGGCGACTtctttccgtaaagagtggggagttcgagaggggtaccgatcggttgaCGGGAACAACTTGCGATATAAGACGCTCGTCGTGCGTAATTTTAGGGGTTACTTGTGATGGGAattgtttgttaactgtcacgggcgcttttaaccctacacacaacgtttacaagtgcgtgactccactcaaggtcattctcttccattctacggtcttattttggttacagtttgatttgttaattaagttgtcctgacaaatatacctataggtacGTTTTGTGGACTCTATCATAATATCAACTACGTTGTTTGTTTCAGTTTATTCAATCCCTCGGGCTCCTTGAAAATGGCCAGAACCAAGAGCTGGTCCAACAGATATGCGCTGCCATCGACGTGAATAGTTTCGAAGTGCGCGGTCCGCCCATACCGGCCATCGGATGCGCGGAGGTGTTACGAGGAGTTTACTTGCAGGCAAGTGTTATCAAATGCTCTGCAACATTGGTTTGTGCTTAAACCAATGTAGCGTTAATAATTTATCAGTAGggcaaataaatacttaaagcTCAATCCACTAATTTTAAtcatttaggtaggtacctactaccagGCCTAGTGGTAGTTTGATGCTGTGACGAACactaacagtatgaaaacatcgaaaattcccactaggcacacagttttttacaaattcttgtTGTctaattctttatgagttatttgggataggcggggttAGTTATCTGTCAAAGACCTCtgaaccctacatacaacgatcactAGTTCGTTACTCCATTCAAAATACTCCACTCAAATTCTCTTCGATTCTTGGGTCTTATATtggtttgatttgttaattaagttatcctgacaaatattgtaaatcataacctttgttaaccgacttccaaaaaggaggaggttctacgttcggctgtatgtatgtttttttttttttttttatgtatgtccagcgataattccgtcatttgtggattttaaaaattctttttttgttttgaagggtttgattccagggtggtcccatttttttcatgtcaggatctgatgatggcatcctggagaaatcgaggggaactttcgaaaatcgtagagacggctagtgcgattgttagtgtttccataaggtatttgaaaccactacaattttatgaaggtctggagttggtctgatgatggagccgaaacacagacgatggaactcgtcaacgatttacagcaggtaccttttgtttgggcttgatttatttgtattgatgagaactttccacctagatgggttgtgactgtattaaaagtctgatgatgaagacgaaggacagttaagagaactcctcaacggttcacagtagctaccttgtgtttggacttgataaatttgtattgatgagaactttccacctagatgggttgtgactgtattaggggtctggtgataaagacaaaggatagttaagggaactccttgacggttcatagtagctaccttgtgttttgacttgataattttgtattgatgagaactttccacctggataggttgtgactgtattaggggtctggtgatgaagatgaaggagagttaagggaactcctcgacggttcacagtagctatcttgtgtttggacttgataaattttgtattgatgagaactttccacctatatggataGTGACTGcacagggggtctggtgatgaagacggaagacagtcacctttcacgtttttctgaatattcatattacgtgtggataaagggggagtgaaattttgtatatgagttaaggtagtatttttaaaattgggtttgtatgacttagatacttatcataagaaaataacgtttcaactaattgcttattaatttttgttaacactccgtaggtgtgctaacactaaaaattaaaaaataaaattttaataaaaaaaattcaaccgacttccaactcgaaaattaacctaaactaaaaagcaaaaaataacatcttacctatgtgctaccttctgatcagtttgaattaaaacatcactggcttggcaccgccttcaaactgatcagaaggtagcacataggtaagatgttattttttgctttttagtttaggttaatttttgagttggaagtcggttgaattttttttattaaaatttttattttacattggttttcttatttttgtaatccacctGAGATCCACAGTAACGAAATAGCAAAACAGGAAATAGATGAAAATGGACAGGGTCGAGACGAAGAGGGATTGAGATGAGAGTTAAGGGTCGCCTGCCGGGTTGGACCCGCTTGCACCGCCGTCTTAAACTAGGCTGGGCCTTTAAGCACACAAAAATTTAGGGCCCTTTTGAAAAGTAAAGAAaccattttttcaaaaacccgCGGTCTAGCGGGTCCAACCCGGCAGGCGACCCTTAactatttgtcaggacaacttttttttaactaaaataaagtcAACATTTTGAAGGATATTGATATTGTCAGTCCTTCGGGGTCCCCTGAGAATGGAGACCCTGGGCACCGACGATGATGATATATGATATATGACGGTATTGCCCGCTTGGGGAAAGCCTGGCGTAAAGCAGGCAGTGACTTCATCTATGAAACACGTCACTGACTATAATATCTTTGCTCGTTCCAGGCAGCACTATTGGCTCACGACTGCGTGGCCAACACTCACATGTCCATTAATGACAACAATGTGTTGGTCTGCCACGCCAGCACCGACATCAAGAAGGGAGAGCCCATTTATTATAACTACACCGATGCTTTGAAAGTGAGTTCAATGTTACTTTTTAGATGCAGCTCGCTTCTGATGCAGACGGTGGAATGGCGTCTCGCATTGAAAGTCTTCGAAGTGAAGTCCAAAAAGATGGATCGATGACATCAATATGGTAGGGATCCGCTGACGACTCGAACCTTTGGTGTttgaaaggcctatgtccagcagtggatgtccattggcTGACGATCATAAGGATGACATATCTAGATGCAATGCTAGATCCAAACACCCTTTTTTGTTGTACCTACATTCGAGATTTAAATTCATGGTTTATTTTAGTATGGAAGCTAATAGGTTGATTTTGAGATTTACTCGAGTTCGCTGATGAAAGTGAGGGGTACCTTGCATGTTGTTTTGTACCGCTATtgtgaaataaattagttaagtTGAAATAACCATATTAGATGCAAATATGGTTATTtcaactaaatataatataatatagcaaaaactaaatatcactgCCACTTGTATAGGTGATCCaagttttgaattaaaaaccGATACACAGTTTCCCTGCTGGTCATAAAACATTGCAGACATTGCAGATAAGGGTTAACATGTCAAGGTACGGTATAAAATAGgttgtattttaatttcaggGCACAGCAATTAGACAACAACATCTCATGATCGGCAAATATTTCAAATGCACCTGTTCCCGGTGCTCTGACGTCACTGAAATGGGCACGTATATGAGCTCTGCCGTGTGTCCCGCCTGTAAAACTGGCTACATGTCCCAACATGGAGAACTGTGGGTGTGTCACAGTTGCAAGAACGAAACTGAACACTCTGTTGTAGGGCATAAGGTTCAGTGTTGCTCGGATAAATTAGAAGTCATAAGTAAGTAAAAACTCGTTTTTTTACTCGCATTTTggggttcatcatcatcatattcgaccgcctccgaggcgcagtggtatgcgcggtagatttaccaGATGGacgtcgtgggttcgattcccggctaggctgactgaggttttcttaattagttcagatctggctggttggaggctttggccgtggctcgttaccaccctaccggcaacaacgtaccggcaagcgatttaacgtttcggtatgatgtcatgtagaaaccgaaaggggtgtggattgtcatcttCCTCCTTaataaattagcccgcttccatcttagattgcatactcaattaccattaggtgagattgtagtcaaaagctaactagtaaagaataataaaaaaattacggcACACTACAGGACTATGCCTCTCTCTATATAGGATCTATATAGGAAAGGAGTTATGGAGCTTGACCCACAACGCTgagcaatgcggattggcgggttTTCAGTGATgttattttactctttaacgatcattaatcAAATGTTAATGGAccaacggcttaacgtgcttcCGAAGCACGGGGGTGAAATACCGCCAATTTCCCAACTACGGGCTCAGAATtgttactaaaaatttcttttgtTAAAGTGTCCCAGAACTCAAACCTAGTACCGACGCAATCCGACATCACATTGGCTAACTAATGAACCATGAAAAGCGCTAGAACATCATGTTTAGTAGTTAAAATCAGTatttatgaaatacaaaaatctttcattccttttcaaaattcatttattgaggtattttttcaatttaatttttcacactAAAGGCTATTTTATGACGCGAAATTTATTTTCGCGTCATAAAATCTAATtggatattaaatatataaatttggCAAAAGgttataaatgttgtttttcataatattttagacACGTAGAAGACGTATTAGATGAGTAGGTACATCAAACATAGTATTGTCTCCCTAGTGCTATCTCTTAATGGACGCTAAGCAGCGCCTAGTGGGAGTTCTCAGTGACATAATAAAATAGACGGAAAATAGatcaataaattttatacatttaaaaaaaaattgtttatttagcCGGTAGTCTGTgttttcacaattttttatgAACTTGGAATATAAAAAACTTGCATTCCTTATTTcacacttttaaattttattttcgcgcCAATGTCTAATATGTAAATTGGCATAAGTAAATGTTggtttttctaatattttagaCAAAAAAGACGAGAAAGAATTAGAGGAGTATATCAGATATGTCTCCCTCGTGCTGGCACCAAACCACTATCTCTTACTGGACGCTAAGCAGCGCCTGGCGGGAGTTCTCAGAGACATAATCAACAGAGAGCCGCGCCCCACCAAGAAGGTGATGCGACGGAAGATGGAACTGTGTAAGGAACTGTTGCCAGTTTTGGAGACACTGAGTCCAGGAATTTGTCGCATCAAAGGTACATATTGGTAATTACATGTATTGCAATGTAA
This window of the Bicyclus anynana chromosome 19, ilBicAnyn1.1, whole genome shotgun sequence genome carries:
- the LOC112052283 gene encoding SET domain-containing protein SmydA-8 isoform X2; protein product: MKKRYLVAAKDLRAGERILSDQPFVLGPNSDTSLVCFNCYLPLISKFVVCKNCGIAPICPGDGCPEQFAKWHSRQECDFFRNLKLNKGTSPMTMVQNVGSLLVLRALLKQNDSPQEWKVFSELESHLDRRRDSSVWEYYDNTVKFIQSLGLLENGQNQELVQQICAAIDVNSFEVRGPPIPAIGCAEVLRGVYLQATLLAHDCVANTHMSINDNNVLVCHASTDIKKGEPIYYNYTDALKGTAIRQQHLMIGKYFKCTCSRCSDVTEMGTYMSSAVCPACKTGYMSQHGELWVCHSCKNETEHSVVGHKVQCCSDKLEVINKKDEKELEEYIRYVSLVLAPNHYLLLDAKQRLAGVLRDIINREPRPTKKVMRRKMELCKELLPVLETLSPGICRIKAITLYELHATIVQLAKKLFDAREITGADFADELLCAEKHLKHALEMLVIEPGNSPEGELCAKALEEYRALKLTIAKVMDSVHAEGKVYKIEDVTEEEALHPEID
- the LOC112052283 gene encoding SET domain-containing protein SmydA-8 isoform X1, yielding MSTKYEVKTSNKLGRYLVAAKDLRAGERILSDQPFVLGPNSDTSLVCFNCYLPLISKFVVCKNCGIAPICPGDGCPEQFAKWHSRQECDFFRNLKLNKGTSPMTMVQNVGSLLVLRALLKQNDSPQEWKVFSELESHLDRRRDSSVWEYYDNTVKFIQSLGLLENGQNQELVQQICAAIDVNSFEVRGPPIPAIGCAEVLRGVYLQATLLAHDCVANTHMSINDNNVLVCHASTDIKKGEPIYYNYTDALKGTAIRQQHLMIGKYFKCTCSRCSDVTEMGTYMSSAVCPACKTGYMSQHGELWVCHSCKNETEHSVVGHKVQCCSDKLEVINKKDEKELEEYIRYVSLVLAPNHYLLLDAKQRLAGVLRDIINREPRPTKKVMRRKMELCKELLPVLETLSPGICRIKAITLYELHATIVQLAKKLFDAREITGADFADELLCAEKHLKHALEMLVIEPGNSPEGELCAKALEEYRALKLTIAKVMDSVHAEGKVYKIEDVTEEEALHPEID